In Bacteroides coprosuis DSM 18011, the following are encoded in one genomic region:
- a CDS encoding hypothetical protein (KEGG: bvu:BVU_2707 hypothetical protein~SPTR: Putative uncharacterized protein;~IMG reference gene:2504107598), whose product MMKTFHHHADFAVVQNYNTIINGQTTLVSAEEDCAICDMLLTFFTLEKELFLSISTLILSLEFTISLDEIHSDTPTSFFLRAPPLLLSSIQ is encoded by the coding sequence ATGATGAAAACATTTCATCATCATGCTGATTTTGCCGTTGTTCAGAATTACAATACCATCATCAATGGCCAAACAACTCTAGTTTCGGCAGAAGAAGATTGTGCTATCTGTGATATGCTTCTTACTTTTTTCACTCTCGAAAAAGAACTTTTTTTAAGCATCAGCACACTCATTCTCTCCTTAGAATTTACGATATCACTAGATGAGATCCACAGTGATACCCCTACTTCTTTCTTTTTAAGAGCACCTCCTCTACTTCTCTCTTCTATTCAATAA